Proteins encoded in a region of the Dorea longicatena genome:
- a CDS encoding MBL fold metallo-hydrolase: protein MKLTILGTGNATVSECYNTCYAISDEGKHFLVDAGGGNRILKVLKDTGIDMNDIHDIFVTHEHVDHVLGIIWLVRMIGQRMNQGKYEGDLRIYCHEELAEKIQAIANMTIQQKVCKHMGERIQFDVVKDGDSRTILGCPVTFFDIGSTKAKQFGFTMQLKSGKKFTCVGDEPYNEVDYKYVKGSDWLLHEAFCLFGEADKFKPYEKHHSTVKEACQLAEELGVPNLLLYHTEETHLAERKKLYTEEGQQYYHGNLYVPDDLETFEI from the coding sequence ATGAAATTAACAATATTAGGAACCGGAAATGCAACGGTAAGTGAATGTTATAATACTTGCTATGCAATCAGCGATGAAGGGAAACATTTCCTTGTAGATGCAGGCGGTGGCAACCGTATTCTGAAAGTATTAAAAGACACAGGAATCGACATGAATGATATCCACGATATCTTCGTTACACATGAGCATGTAGACCACGTGCTTGGAATTATCTGGCTGGTGCGTATGATCGGACAGAGAATGAACCAGGGAAAATATGAAGGTGATCTTCGCATTTACTGCCATGAGGAGCTGGCAGAGAAGATTCAGGCAATCGCAAATATGACGATCCAGCAGAAGGTCTGTAAGCATATGGGGGAGCGAATCCAGTTTGATGTCGTGAAAGACGGAGACAGCAGAACGATTCTCGGATGTCCTGTGACATTCTTCGACATTGGTTCGACAAAGGCGAAACAGTTCGGATTCACCATGCAGCTTAAGAGCGGTAAGAAATTCACCTGTGTTGGTGACGAGCCGTACAATGAGGTGGATTATAAATATGTGAAGGGCAGTGACTGGCTGCTTCATGAGGCATTCTGCCTGTTCGGTGAGGCGGATAAATTCAAGCCTTATGAGAAGCATCATAGTACAGTAAAAGAAGCATGCCAGCTTGCGGAAGAACTCGGTGTGCCGAATCTGTTGCTGTATCATACAGAAGAGACACATCTGGCGGAGAGAAAGAAGTTGTATACGGAGGAAGGACAGCAGTATTATCATGGCAATCTGTATGTGCCGGATGATCTGGAGACGTTTGAGATATAG
- a CDS encoding helix-turn-helix domain-containing protein, which yields MDIGKKLRELRKQNDLTLEDLASRSELTKGFLSQVERNLTAPSIATLEDILEALGSNLSEFFHEEEEKQIVFGTDDFFVDEKEDYQVEWIIPNAQKNQMEPILMTLYPHKKSHIQTSYTGEEFGYVLKGNITIMRGGKKYKVKAHETFYMDGAKSHYLYNHGNSPAKILWITTPPIF from the coding sequence GTGGATATCGGAAAGAAGCTGAGGGAGCTTAGAAAGCAGAACGATCTGACATTGGAAGATCTGGCTTCGCGCAGTGAGCTTACGAAAGGATTTCTGTCACAGGTGGAGCGTAACCTGACGGCACCGAGTATTGCGACACTGGAGGACATTCTGGAAGCACTTGGAAGTAACCTGTCGGAATTCTTTCATGAAGAGGAAGAAAAGCAGATCGTGTTCGGAACAGATGATTTCTTCGTTGATGAGAAAGAAGATTACCAGGTGGAATGGATCATTCCGAATGCGCAGAAGAACCAGATGGAGCCGATTCTTATGACACTCTATCCGCATAAAAAGAGCCATATCCAGACCTCGTATACGGGCGAGGAATTTGGCTATGTACTGAAGGGAAATATTACGATTATGCGCGGCGGTAAAAAATATAAAGTGAAGGCGCATGAGACGTTTTATATGGATGGTGCGAAGAGTCATTATCTTTATAATCACGGTAACAGCCCGGCAAAGATATTGTGGATCACGACACCGCCGATTTTTTAA
- a CDS encoding ABC transporter permease gives MKKFSQLAFPYIVWAILMLVFPMVLIALYSVTDQGNSILSFTFTLEHYAKFFTDPDFLLILWRSIVIAVKTTVICLLLGYPIAYYIARSEQKKQNALILVITIPMWINMLVRTYAWIGLLSDGGLIQRILHMVGLGKGSLLYTEGAVLLGMVYNFLPFMILQIQTSLSKMDNSLLEASADLGASPAQTFKRVTLPLSVPGIINGITLVFLPAVSSFFIPKLLGGGQYFLIGNMIENQFITVGEWNFGSAISMIMAVIMMVLMMVVRKIEIRNQGGKGV, from the coding sequence ATGAAGAAATTTTCACAGTTAGCATTTCCGTATATCGTGTGGGCAATATTGATGTTAGTATTCCCGATGGTCCTGATCGCACTTTATTCCGTGACAGATCAGGGAAACAGCATCTTATCGTTCACATTTACACTGGAACATTATGCCAAATTTTTTACCGACCCGGATTTCTTATTGATCCTCTGGCGTTCCATTGTAATTGCGGTGAAGACAACGGTGATCTGTCTGTTGCTGGGCTATCCGATTGCATATTATATTGCGCGCAGTGAGCAGAAGAAGCAGAATGCGCTGATCCTTGTGATCACGATCCCGATGTGGATCAACATGCTGGTAAGAACGTATGCATGGATCGGACTCTTAAGCGACGGCGGTCTGATCCAGAGAATCCTACATATGGTGGGACTTGGAAAGGGATCACTTCTTTATACAGAAGGGGCAGTGCTTTTGGGAATGGTATATAACTTTCTGCCATTCATGATCCTGCAGATCCAGACGTCACTTAGTAAGATGGACAATTCCTTGCTGGAAGCGAGTGCAGACCTTGGGGCAAGCCCGGCGCAGACATTTAAGCGTGTGACACTGCCGCTTTCCGTGCCGGGAATCATCAACGGGATTACGCTGGTATTTCTTCCGGCAGTCAGTTCTTTCTTCATACCGAAGCTGCTCGGCGGCGGTCAGTATTTCCTCATCGGAAATATGATCGAGAACCAGTTCATTACGGTCGGCGAGTGGAACTTCGGAAGTGCCATTTCCATGATCATGGCGGTCATCATGATGGTACTTATGATGGTTGTCCGTAAGATCGAGATTCGTAACCAGGGCGGAAAGGGGGTATAA
- a CDS encoding extracellular solute-binding protein produces the protein MNKGKRPIGKILMILSVVFFYLPILYMIIFSFNDGKSLTSFTGFSLRWYKHMLESADMMDALSTTFSIALLATFISTVAGTIAAIGVSKSKKLIRDLMEQANNLPIMNPEIVTAIGFMLLFITFHVEKGYVTMLLAHIAFCIPYVMLSVMPKIKSLDPNLADAAMDLGATPWQALTKVVVPQITPGIVAGALIAFTMSVDDFIISYFVTGRGVKNLSIMVYTMSKRVNPSINAISTLVVVIITIVLVIINAAPALFAKRAKRNSIGRRNVLLPAVAVACVLAIVAGVVTYNNKKEPLPFEGQTLRIYNWGEYVGEHIIQDFQKETGATVLLENFDSNEQMYIKVANGEAYDILVPSDYMIQRLISEGYLQKLDKSKLNCMDKLYDAVKGLPYDPENEYSVPYFWGTVGIVYDKTKVDIKDLEKEGYNIFLDQKYKGDIYLYDSERDSFMMALKALGYSMNTSDESQIQEAYNWLVQCVQTMKPEIVTDEIIDNMAQGRKALGLIYSGDATYVINENENMGYYLPEGGTNQWSDAMVIPKNAKNPELAHAFINYASDYDGAYDNSSYVGYTSANKKVMKDLYGKGGEFEGIDAYIPRTDNKNDEVFEYNEETKKEISNLWSKVKIAASNTN, from the coding sequence ATGAATAAGGGAAAACGTCCAATTGGGAAGATCCTTATGATACTGTCGGTTGTATTCTTCTACCTTCCGATCCTGTACATGATTATATTCTCATTTAACGATGGAAAATCACTTACAAGCTTTACCGGATTTTCGCTGCGCTGGTATAAGCATATGCTGGAATCGGCAGATATGATGGATGCACTGTCGACGACATTCAGTATCGCGCTGCTTGCGACATTTATCTCAACAGTAGCGGGAACAATTGCAGCGATCGGAGTCAGCAAGTCGAAGAAACTGATACGTGACCTGATGGAGCAGGCGAATAACCTGCCGATCATGAACCCGGAGATCGTAACTGCGATCGGATTCATGTTATTATTCATCACATTCCATGTGGAAAAAGGATACGTTACCATGCTTCTGGCACATATTGCATTCTGTATACCGTATGTTATGTTATCGGTAATGCCGAAGATCAAGTCACTTGATCCGAACCTCGCAGATGCGGCGATGGACTTAGGTGCAACACCGTGGCAGGCACTGACAAAAGTTGTCGTGCCGCAGATCACGCCGGGAATCGTAGCCGGGGCGCTGATCGCATTTACCATGTCGGTGGATGATTTCATCATCTCTTACTTTGTAACCGGACGTGGTGTGAAGAACTTAAGTATCATGGTGTATACAATGAGTAAACGTGTCAACCCGAGTATCAATGCAATCTCGACACTGGTGGTTGTGATCATCACGATCGTACTTGTGATCATCAATGCTGCACCGGCACTTTTTGCAAAACGTGCGAAGAGAAACAGCATCGGCAGACGAAATGTACTGTTACCGGCAGTTGCGGTTGCGTGTGTACTGGCGATCGTAGCCGGAGTTGTGACATATAATAACAAGAAAGAGCCATTGCCATTCGAGGGGCAGACGCTTCGTATCTACAACTGGGGCGAGTATGTAGGTGAACATATTATCCAGGATTTCCAGAAAGAGACAGGGGCAACGGTACTTCTTGAAAATTTTGATTCGAATGAACAGATGTATATTAAGGTTGCAAATGGAGAAGCTTACGACATTCTTGTACCAAGTGATTATATGATCCAGAGACTCATTTCCGAAGGATATTTACAGAAATTGGATAAGTCGAAACTGAACTGTATGGATAAATTATATGATGCGGTCAAAGGACTTCCGTATGATCCGGAGAATGAATATTCTGTTCCGTATTTCTGGGGAACAGTCGGAATCGTGTACGATAAGACAAAAGTCGACATCAAAGACCTGGAAAAAGAAGGCTATAACATTTTCCTGGATCAGAAATATAAAGGGGACATCTATCTGTATGACTCAGAGAGAGATTCCTTTATGATGGCATTGAAGGCATTGGGATATTCGATGAATACGTCTGACGAAAGCCAGATCCAGGAAGCGTATAACTGGCTGGTTCAATGTGTACAGACCATGAAGCCGGAGATCGTTACCGATGAGATCATTGATAACATGGCACAGGGAAGGAAGGCACTTGGTCTGATCTATTCCGGAGATGCGACATATGTGATCAATGAGAATGAAAACATGGGATACTACCTACCGGAAGGCGGAACCAACCAGTGGTCCGACGCCATGGTCATTCCGAAGAATGCGAAGAATCCGGAACTTGCACATGCATTTATCAATTATGCAAGTGATTATGACGGAGCTTATGACAATTCAAGTTATGTAGGTTATACATCGGCGAATAAGAAGGTTATGAAAGATCTGTATGGCAAGGGCGGAGAGTTCGAAGGAATTGATGCATATATACCAAGAACAGATAATAAGAATGATGAAGTCTTTGAGTATAATGAGGAGACGAAGAAAGAGATCAGTAATCTTTGGAGTAAGGTGAAGATTGCGGCTAGTAATACGAATTAA
- a CDS encoding DUF885 domain-containing protein has product MQKFLEKFKRKPLLFLLPSASVLLLLFLLFFHSQQDADQAFSKYTSELFRQEISGNTITLHYTLKDPEKYGIKNAPISYGQCTTDPELVRSSVDAERTRLRSYNRTSLSKDNRLTYDVLNDYLNSAYDLSPYTLYDEPLAPLTGTQSQLPVILSEYRFYEISDIENYLQLLTKTPEYFRSILNFEHTKAESGLFMASYTADSIIKECRDFVHLKESNYLYSSFVERLDELASTKNSGLTEKQRKAYTRQNSAYIKKYIFPSYEQLISGLSELRNSGKNNNGLCYLPNGRTYYEYLVRSETGSPRSIAELQNLTNAQILSDLTVMQRVLTEDSSSGSSSVTSDIFSSQGTLLSESDPEKILSTLSNKITKDFPPYPQIHTQIKYVQKSMEEYLSPAFYMIPAIDNTSENVIYINKGHITDNLSLFTTFAHEGYPGHLYQNVYYASLHPNPIRCVLNYGGYTEGWATYSEMMSYYFSTLTKEQATIFQRNSSVILGLYALADMGIHYDGWKLADAAAFFHTYGITDDATIEDIYDLIIADPANYLKYYIGYLEFLELKKDAVDKWEDNFTQMQFHKAVLDVGPASFDVIRAYLF; this is encoded by the coding sequence ATGCAAAAATTTCTCGAAAAATTTAAACGGAAGCCATTACTCTTTTTGCTTCCGTCTGCATCCGTACTTCTACTCCTTTTTCTTCTGTTCTTTCATTCTCAACAGGATGCGGATCAGGCATTTTCGAAATATACTTCTGAACTTTTCCGACAGGAAATCAGTGGAAATACAATTACTCTCCACTACACCTTAAAAGATCCCGAAAAATATGGCATAAAAAATGCGCCCATTTCCTATGGACAATGTACCACCGATCCCGAACTGGTCCGGTCTAGTGTCGATGCGGAACGGACCAGACTTCGCTCCTATAACAGAACATCTCTTTCCAAAGACAACCGTCTTACTTATGATGTGCTGAATGACTATCTGAATTCTGCCTACGATCTGTCCCCTTATACACTCTACGACGAACCACTTGCACCTCTCACAGGAACTCAGTCACAGCTTCCGGTCATCTTATCAGAATACCGTTTTTATGAGATCTCCGATATTGAAAACTATCTGCAACTTCTTACTAAAACACCGGAATATTTCCGATCTATCCTGAATTTTGAACACACAAAAGCCGAATCCGGCCTTTTTATGGCATCCTATACTGCCGACTCCATCATCAAAGAATGCCGGGATTTCGTTCATTTAAAAGAGAGTAATTATCTCTATTCTTCTTTTGTAGAACGGCTGGATGAACTTGCTTCCACAAAAAACAGCGGCCTCACCGAAAAACAACGAAAAGCCTATACCCGGCAGAACAGCGCCTACATAAAAAAATATATTTTCCCGTCTTATGAACAGCTTATCTCCGGCCTGTCCGAGCTTCGCAATTCCGGTAAGAATAATAACGGACTATGCTATCTTCCAAATGGCCGGACTTACTACGAATATCTGGTAAGAAGTGAGACTGGTTCCCCACGCAGTATTGCAGAACTGCAAAACCTTACGAATGCACAGATTCTTTCGGATCTTACAGTTATGCAGCGAGTGCTGACAGAAGACTCCTCCTCTGGCTCATCTTCCGTAACCTCCGACATTTTCAGCTCACAAGGTACTCTACTCTCCGAATCTGATCCTGAAAAGATTTTATCCACATTATCAAACAAGATTACAAAGGATTTTCCACCATATCCACAGATTCATACACAGATCAAATACGTCCAGAAATCCATGGAAGAATACTTAAGTCCGGCTTTCTACATGATCCCGGCCATCGACAATACTTCCGAAAATGTAATCTACATTAACAAGGGACACATCACCGACAACCTTTCTCTCTTCACCACCTTCGCCCATGAAGGCTACCCCGGACATTTATACCAGAATGTCTATTACGCAAGCCTTCATCCCAATCCAATCCGCTGTGTACTGAACTACGGCGGCTACACAGAGGGATGGGCCACTTACAGTGAGATGATGAGTTACTACTTTTCCACACTGACCAAAGAACAGGCTACAATATTTCAACGCAACTCTTCTGTCATTCTGGGACTATATGCACTTGCCGATATGGGAATTCATTATGACGGCTGGAAACTTGCCGATGCGGCAGCATTTTTCCACACTTATGGGATAACGGATGACGCGACCATTGAGGATATCTATGATCTGATCATTGCCGATCCGGCTAATTACTTAAAATACTATATTGGATATCTGGAATTTCTGGAACTTAAGAAAGATGCTGTGGATAAGTGGGAAGATAACTTTACGCAGATGCAGTTTCATAAAGCGGTTCTGGATGTTGGGCCGGCATCGTTTGATGTGATTCGAGCGTATTTATTTTAA
- a CDS encoding AzlD domain-containing protein, which translates to MNHNIYIYIFVMAAVTYLIRMLPLTLIRKEIKSTYIKSFLYYVPYVTLAAMTFPAILSATANIWSALAGFIIAVFLAYRGKSLLKVSLFACLGVFIVELITGL; encoded by the coding sequence ATGAATCATAATATTTACATTTACATATTTGTGATGGCGGCAGTTACTTACCTGATCCGTATGCTTCCGCTGACGCTGATCCGCAAAGAGATTAAAAGCACGTATATCAAATCATTTTTATACTATGTCCCTTATGTGACGCTTGCTGCTATGACATTCCCGGCAATTCTCAGTGCCACTGCGAATATCTGGTCTGCACTTGCCGGATTTATCATCGCCGTATTTCTGGCCTACCGTGGCAAGAGCCTGCTGAAGGTATCCTTGTTCGCATGTCTCGGCGTCTTTATTGTTGAGCTGATTACCGGATTATAA
- a CDS encoding AzlC family ABC transporter permease yields MTRRQYFTAGFKDGIPICLGYIAVSFTFGIMAKKVGISIFDAVLISLTNVTSAGQFAGLSLIASTASYIEMAITQLIINLRYCLMSCALSQKIDPEAPLFHRFLIAYGVTDEIFGVTVCKGGKLSPFYSYGVIFISVFGWVFGTFLGILSGNILPARVVSALSVALYGMFLAIIIPPAHNNRVLAGVVVISMAASFLFDKTPGLRNISSGFRIIIITLIIAGIAAYFFPVKEDEYDELEESGELSDSTKEAHHES; encoded by the coding sequence ATGACCAGAAGACAATATTTCACCGCCGGTTTCAAGGACGGAATACCGATCTGTCTTGGATACATAGCGGTTTCATTTACATTTGGGATCATGGCAAAAAAAGTCGGAATTTCGATCTTTGATGCGGTTCTGATCTCTCTTACCAATGTGACCAGCGCCGGGCAGTTTGCAGGGCTGTCGCTGATCGCATCGACTGCTTCTTATATAGAGATGGCCATCACACAGCTTATCATCAACTTAAGATACTGTCTGATGTCCTGTGCGCTTTCGCAGAAGATTGATCCGGAAGCGCCGCTGTTCCACCGTTTTCTCATTGCTTACGGTGTGACCGATGAGATCTTCGGCGTCACAGTTTGCAAGGGTGGAAAACTAAGTCCGTTTTATTCTTACGGGGTTATATTTATCTCTGTATTCGGATGGGTATTCGGTACATTTCTTGGAATCCTGTCCGGTAATATATTACCGGCTCGTGTTGTCAGTGCATTAAGTGTCGCACTTTATGGTATGTTTCTGGCGATCATCATTCCGCCGGCCCATAACAACCGTGTACTCGCAGGTGTTGTTGTCATTTCCATGGCAGCCAGCTTTTTATTTGATAAGACACCGGGACTTCGGAATATTTCATCCGGATTCCGTATTATCATCATTACTCTGATCATTGCAGGAATTGCGGCTTATTTCTTCCCGGTGAAAGAGGACGAGTACGATGAACTGGAAGAATCTGGCGAATTGAGTGACAGTACAAAGGAGGCACACCATGAATCATAA
- a CDS encoding aldo/keto reductase has translation MYTPAKERYNIMEYNRCGRSGLLLPKISLGLWHNFGDASDYENMRQLCFTAFDNGITQFDLANNYGPAYGSAEKNFGRILKEDLMPYRDELIITTKAGFDMWEGPYGNWGSRKYLLASLDQSLKRMGLDYVDIFYHHRIDPETPLEETMGALATAVCQGKALYVGLSNYDGETLEQAAAILKDLKCPFVINQNCYSIFDRTVEKNGLKDMTGNLKKGLITFSPLAQGQLTDRYLNGIPEDSRIRKDGRFLKESILTAERMEQIRKLNELAAQRGEKLADMALAWLLQKKEVTSVLIGASKTQQILDNIKAIHSAPFTEEELQKIDEYSL, from the coding sequence ATGTATACACCTGCAAAAGAACGATACAACATCATGGAATATAACCGCTGTGGAAGAAGCGGATTACTGCTTCCCAAGATTTCGCTTGGCTTATGGCATAATTTCGGAGATGCTTCCGATTATGAAAATATGAGACAGCTTTGCTTCACAGCATTTGACAATGGCATCACGCAGTTTGATCTTGCCAATAATTACGGTCCGGCTTACGGAAGTGCGGAGAAAAATTTCGGCAGAATATTAAAAGAAGATCTGATGCCATATCGTGATGAACTGATCATTACGACAAAGGCCGGATTTGATATGTGGGAAGGCCCTTACGGCAACTGGGGCAGCCGCAAATATCTGCTGGCGAGCCTGGATCAGAGCCTGAAACGTATGGGTCTGGATTATGTGGATATTTTCTATCACCACAGAATAGATCCGGAGACACCGCTTGAGGAGACAATGGGAGCTCTGGCAACAGCTGTTTGTCAGGGAAAGGCACTCTATGTAGGACTTTCAAATTATGATGGAGAGACTTTGGAACAGGCAGCAGCGATCCTGAAAGATCTGAAATGCCCGTTTGTAATCAATCAGAACTGTTATTCTATATTTGACAGAACAGTAGAAAAGAATGGATTAAAGGATATGACCGGCAATCTGAAAAAAGGACTCATTACATTCAGTCCTCTGGCACAGGGACAGTTGACGGACCGTTATCTCAATGGGATCCCGGAAGACAGCCGTATTCGAAAGGACGGAAGATTTTTGAAAGAAAGTATTCTTACCGCAGAGCGTATGGAACAGATTCGTAAGTTAAATGAACTGGCGGCTCAGCGTGGTGAGAAGCTTGCGGATATGGCACTTGCCTGGCTTCTTCAGAAAAAAGAAGTTACCAGTGTCCTGATCGGTGCATCAAAAACGCAGCAGATCCTGGATAATATAAAAGCAATACACAGTGCGCCATTTACAGAGGAAGAATTGCAGAAGATTGATGAGTACAGTCTGTAG